A region of Vigna radiata var. radiata cultivar VC1973A chromosome 10, Vradiata_ver6, whole genome shotgun sequence DNA encodes the following proteins:
- the LOC106775300 gene encoding RNA-binding protein pno1: MMSNHTASTMEIETVASEAKVLPPKPKFEALKPHEMSDGQIQFRKVNVPPHRYTPLKKAWMDIYTPIFEQMKIDVRMNLKARRVELKTRADTPDISNLQKCADFVHAFMLGFDVIDAIALLRLDELYVESFEIKDVKTLRGDHLSRAIGRLSGKGGKTKFAIENASKTRIVIADTKIHILGSFANIKIARDSLCSLILGSPAGKVYSKLRAVTARLAERF, from the coding sequence ATGATGTCGAATCATACCGCTTCTACCATGGAAATTGAGACTGTGGCATCAGAAGCCAAAGTTTTGCCACCGAAGCCAAAGTTTGAGGCGTTGAAGCCTCATGAGATGTCTGATGGACAGATTCAGTTCCGCAAAGTGAATGTTCCACCTCATCGTTATACCCCTCTCAAGAAAGCTTGGATGGATATTTATACTCCCATTTTTGAACAGATGAAAATTGATGTGCGCATGAATTTGAAGGCTCGTAGAGTTGAGCTGAAGACAAGGGCCGACACACCTGATATTAGTAACCTGCAAAAATGTGCTGATTTTGTCCATGCTTTCATGCTGGGTTTTGATGTCATAGATGCCATCGCTCTTCTGCGTCTGGATGAGCTCTACGTTGAGTCTTTTGAGATCAAGGATGTTAAAACACTTAGAGGGGACCATTTGTCTCGTGCAATTGGAAGGTTATCTGGCAAAGGTGGTAAAACAAAGTTTGCAATTGAGAACGCGTCAAAGACAAGAATCGTGATTGCTGACACCAAAATTCACATATTGGGATCTTTTGCCAACATAAAGATTGCCAGGGATTCTCTTTGTAGCCTGATTCTCGGATCACCAGCAGGAAAGGTGTATTCAAAACTAAGAGCAGTTACTGCTAGATTGGCAGAAaggttttga
- the LOC111242697 gene encoding uncharacterized protein LOC111242697, which produces MRKALLSKNKIKFIDGTIKRPQKTDTVYDAWERCNMMIISWITKTLSPHIAESVIYVEEAKDLWDELKERFSKGDYFKISDLLQDIHSIRQGERGVSQFFTDLKILWEELESLRPIPSCTCEIPCSCDLSRISLKYREAEHVICFLEGLNDSYNTVRTQILLMDPLPNINRVFSLIMQQERQEKQGPTETKILAHVNDRSNRWKFDQNWKNQGRGTGVRGQGRGRGRNPNYGKQCSYCNKMNHTVDECYSKHGYPPWYKKEDKRGD; this is translated from the coding sequence ATGAGGAAAGCTCTGCTTTCCAAGAACAAGATAAAGTTCATAGATGGGACCATAAAAAGACCACAAAAAACCGACACCGTGTATGACGCCTGGGAGAGGTGTAACATGATGATTATTTCGTGGATAACAAAGACTCTTTCACCCCACATTGCTGAAAGTGTGATATACGTGGAAGAGGCCAAAGATCTATGGGATGAGctcaaagaaagattttcaaaaggagaTTATTTTAAGATTTCTGATCTGTTACAAGACATACATTCTATCAGACAAGGAGAAAGGGGGGTAAGTCAGTTCTTCACAGATTTAAAAATCCTGTGGGAAGAACTTGAATCTTTAAGGCCCATACCCAGCTGCACATGTGAGATCCCCTGCAGCTGTGATCTTTCACGAATTTCCTTGAAATACAGAGAAGCTGAGCATGTGATATGCTTTTTAGAAGGTTTAAACGACTCCTACAACACAGTTAGAACTCAGATACTTCTAATGGATCCTTTACCAAATATCAACCGTGTTTTCTCTCTTATCATGCAACAAGAGAGACAGGAAAAGCAAGGCCCTACAGAGACTAAAATTCTTGCACATGTTAATGACAGAAGCAACCGATGGAAATTTGATCAAAACTGGAAAAATCAAGGACGTGGCACTGGTGTTCGTGGTCAAGGAAGAGGAAGGGGGAGAAATCCTAACTATGGAAAACAATGTTCTTACTGCAATAAGATGAATCATACAGTAGACGAGTGCTATTCCAAACACGGATATCCACCTTGGTATAAGAAAGAAGACAAAAGAGGAGATTGA